The Vibrio nitrifigilis genome window below encodes:
- the hmpA gene encoding NO-inducible flavohemoprotein, with protein MNDLQKALVSNTVPVLRESGVALTSHFYHRMLTHNPELKHIFNQANQAQGAQQQALAMAVLAYADNINNPSVLLPVVERIAHKHTSLGIRAEQYSIVGKHLLGSIKEVLGDAASDELIDAWAAAYQQLADIFISVESGLYQNSVANNAGWSGWRPFKITKKTQESSEISSFYLEPNDQGSLPHFKPGQYVSVRLYVEDKGIYQPRQYSLSQAPGKQTLRISIKRESDTTDKPQGVISNLMHTQVEVGDVIDVSAPFGDFFLAEQLPRPIVMISGGVGITPMMSMSEHLDRINALSQAHFIHSAKNSRVHAFKDVTDDFASRGMKVNYFYDESANFQSDIQPGPFKLDDLLPEDPTRMDYYICGPRGFMKRYFEELRGLGVKEEHIHAETFGTGGF; from the coding sequence ATGAACGACCTGCAAAAGGCACTAGTTTCGAATACGGTTCCCGTTTTACGTGAAAGTGGGGTTGCCTTAACTTCGCATTTTTACCATCGCATGCTCACACATAATCCCGAACTAAAACACATTTTCAATCAAGCAAATCAGGCGCAGGGAGCGCAGCAACAAGCATTAGCGATGGCTGTACTTGCATACGCTGACAATATTAACAACCCTTCTGTGTTGCTCCCCGTAGTTGAACGTATCGCACATAAACACACGAGTCTTGGTATCCGTGCTGAACAATATAGTATTGTCGGTAAACACCTGTTAGGTTCGATCAAGGAAGTGTTAGGCGATGCTGCCAGCGATGAACTCATTGATGCATGGGCTGCCGCATATCAACAATTAGCCGATATTTTTATCAGCGTAGAGTCAGGTCTCTACCAAAACTCCGTAGCGAATAATGCTGGCTGGTCAGGCTGGCGACCTTTTAAAATAACGAAAAAAACACAAGAAAGTAGCGAAATTTCTTCCTTCTATCTGGAGCCCAATGATCAAGGTTCCCTTCCTCATTTTAAGCCTGGTCAATATGTCTCCGTGCGATTATATGTAGAGGATAAGGGCATATATCAACCTCGCCAATACAGTTTATCTCAGGCGCCAGGGAAACAGACGCTACGAATCTCGATAAAAAGAGAATCCGACACTACTGATAAGCCTCAAGGTGTGATTTCTAACCTGATGCATACACAGGTTGAAGTTGGCGATGTCATTGATGTCTCTGCACCATTTGGGGACTTTTTCTTGGCAGAGCAGTTACCTCGTCCCATTGTAATGATCAGTGGCGGAGTGGGGATCACCCCGATGATGTCGATGAGCGAACATCTTGATCGAATCAACGCCCTATCTCAGGCGCACTTTATACATAGTGCAAAAAATTCACGCGTACACGCATTTAAAGATGTGACGGATGACTTTGCAAGCCGAGGCATGAAAGTGAATTATTTTTACGATGAAAGTGCTAATTTTCAAAGTGATATACAGCCAGGGCCGTTTAAGTTAGATGACTTATTGCCTGAGGATCCAACTCGAATGGATTATTACATCTGTGGCCCTCGAGGGTTTATGAAGCGGTATTTTGAAGAACTGCGCGGACTTGGCGTAAAAGAGGAACACATACATGCTGAAACATTCGGGACCGGAGGTTTTTAG